In Gossypium hirsutum isolate 1008001.06 chromosome A10, Gossypium_hirsutum_v2.1, whole genome shotgun sequence, the DNA window ATCTTCGACTGTACCCATTTTCACCTTCATCATCATCTATCTCTTCATCGGCTTCTTCATCGTCGTTTAACTCACTGTAAAGTGAGATTGGAAGTGGCCTTTCTAAAGCATCTCTGACCAGCTTCAAACTTGTATCTTCGACTTGAGCTTCGACTATGGAGGTTGTAAGGACAATGTGAGTGATGAAAAGGGGGAGAATAAGCTTGCTGAGAAGTACTGATGAAGAAGAAGCCATGGCTTAAGTGAATGATGGAGAAAGCAGCAGATTTGAAGGGGTTAAAGGGTAGGGAGAGTAGGGTCACGTGGAGCAGAGAGATGATTGGGTTACAGCTGTGGATCATCAATGCTCTCATTTTAACGCGTAGCGCTTTGGTTTATACATAGGTCGGGGTTTATCCATATGAAGTTGGTCTATGTTTGATGAGTTTAGAGCAATGGgtaagtatgtatgtatgtatgtcgGAGAGCAACAAGTGATGCTGAAAGCAGCAGATATGGCGCACATGCGATGGGTGGGAAGCGATTGGGTTGCTTCATTcccttttgaaatttaattaattaaaggtaTTAATGTTGCAAATTAGAGGGTTTTGGTGAGGGCAACTTTCTCTTTCTTCCTTGCAGCAAGGAAAATGAATGATCTGAATTTTAGTAGGGGTAGGGTCGTCTTAGTAAGTATTTTTCAAACATACTAGTCCTATGTGTATTAGACTAGAAAAGGGTAGGCATTTGTGGGAGAAATATACTCTCAGATTTTTATGGAATTGAAGTTCCCTGCCCTTATTCTCTACgccacttttttcttttttaagttctacctcattttacttttataataaaaaaacattctCTTAAACCTccattaaaatggtttatttaaaaaaattcattaaaatgattatttattttaaattatatattagtgacaaaaatttattatatttgtaaacggttaatctaaatttatttaagtttgttcattttttttattttaaaatataaatttgtacatttttaatatttacatttttgtataACCACAAGCCCCCTTAtaggttttttattttacaatataatttaatatctttttaatattttaaatttttttttgtataaccACAAGTGTCtttacctatttttttattttaaactataatttaatatatttttgatgTTTACATTTCTAGGCCTAGTTCTATCTAGGCTTGGAGTAGTATTCAAATAAAGTCATTTTAATAATGTTGActccaaaatttaaacttaatctAAATACTTAGTGAAGAAATCCACTTACATTTCTTCCAATCACTTAAAAAGTTAGTATTTAGTTATTTACatagtataatatattttaattctttatttgctataaattacacatatatatttataaactaAATGAAAAGTAATATAATACAAAGTTAAAAACTAGTTAGGTTAAAGTTTTTAATATTGAAATCTAAGCTtaatctatattttaaataaatcttttttttcgatctcattctttattttaatattattgtcaatcCCTCTAAAATTTTAGAGGAATCTTCCAACTAGCTAAACAAATAACTCTGCTCTTGAAcaaatttatttaagtttaactttttttattgtataatacttattatatttattatataatttatatatactaagataaatataaaaacttaattgataaaaaaaataattacgaaTAATATGTAATCTAAAAAATAGATTATATTAAAACTAGAAATAGTAGAAACCATCATAGTATTGTGTGACGTGAAGGATGGGGAAATGGAGCAAGCTGTTATTAACCGTAATGCTTGCTTTCAATCGTATGTAGGTAGCAGCTTATTCTGCTTATTTTAGATGTTGAACAGAATTTCAATATTTGGATCATTagataaaacttttattttaacgtTAAATGTTAATATGCTCTCATTATGCTGTggaaaatatgattaaaattttgaatgacTAATAGATATTagatgaaataattaatttttaagtaaatgaatttaaaattataattaaatcattATAATGATTAATACAAATTCTAGATGAAATGAACAATGAAATGACACATAACTGAACATGCATGTGTTATGCACAAAAagataatgttaaaattttacgtataataaattatttgatatattctCAGTAGAATTTTTAGACTTTTAAGTTAGGAAATTGAAAAAGTATTccaaaatgtataataaaatattaaaaataaataaatgctttAAAAAAGAGACATAGGGTATTttttaagactatttatggactAAAAAAGTATACTGTTATTGTATCAAATACTAACccttatttaaatattttctcaaaaaaagtttatataaatataatggcAAACTATTTAGTTGGTCACCCTACTTTTAGGGtgcttttattttggtcacccaaaatgAAATTCTTACATTTTCATCGCCCAACTTAAACGTTAAATCTTTAACGACAGTTAACTATACATTTCACGtcatgtttacactttcattttggtcacctaagTCCTAGatctttttcattttggtcacccaaagaACATCTTTTTTTTAGTATTGATTTGGGCAATTAAGCacattaaggattaaagtgaaataacaataaagactaaaataaatgcgttacaaaaaaattcaaattgtacttgtttacccCTTTGCCAAaagttctaaattttttttaatattaacattttaaatttaagaacatcaaatcaattaaataagttattgaaaaaaattatcccttgatAGTGTCAGCCgatttattactataatattggaattaataaatttaaactcctaaaatttaaaattttattttacttttttaaattaaaataaactcaaatgaCTGATCTTTAATAATTGTCTACGAAActcaaatttcttttgattatatggTCTTGAATCTTCCATGCTAAgctaaaaacaaaggaaaattgttgcaattaattaaattaattaattttatcttccatACCAAACAAAACCCGGAAATTTTTCATTACTTCTTTACTCAAATGAAGAACAAgcaactaatttaattaatttcaaaaaaaaaattctttgctTTTAGCTTAGCACGAAAGATTCaagattatataatcaaaagaaatttaagcTTTATAGactattattaaatatgagttatttgagtttatttcatTAAGGATAAtttagaaacataaaataaagttttaaaatttagaaggagaataatttcaaaattatagtAACAAATCTGTTGACATtatcaaaggataaaaattttcaacaattcatttaattgattttgatgttttaaaatttataaattcaatattaaaaaaaaagaaatttaaaacttTTGACAATAGGagaaacaagtacaatttgataaaattttaatacattattttagtttttacccttttttactttaattattttctttaccCTGATCAatacctaaaaaaaaaaattttaggtgaccaaaatgaaagcaacATAAAAgatgggtgaccaaaatgaaagtgtaaatatgatgtgACATATATAATCAATTGCTGTTAGAAATTTAACACTTGGGTAACTACAATAAAAGTGCCCTAAAAGTTTAGTGACCaactgagaaaaataaaataaaataaaataaaaataaagaacacacaaattttatgtggaaaccctttcgggaaaaaaccacgggcagaggagaagaaaattcactatgtcgaattttttttaatcaatacaagaggaatagactatgtctatttataggcttgtaaagccatattctagtaggattgaaacacctgattctaatcaatataaaatagatgaagtttaataaggtttaaaaaaccttattcaaaaataaaataaaagaagtctagttctatattgattttacttttattttattttccatcatattttatttaaataagaatttgggtcacttaattctaacaatctccaccttgagacaaattctcaatgaacaagttcttcatcgcgaacttttaataaacaagttctccacctcttccataaaaccccttaagggtttaacttcaacaatgtacactaaccaagtctaagcaatgctcaaacttggttataggaagtgacttagtcatcatatttgcaggattttcatgagtactaattttactcacaacaatatcaccacgagcaataatatcacgaacaaaatgataccgaacatcaatgtgttttgttctctcatgaaacatttgatcttttgtaagaaagatggcactctgactgtcacaaaatattgtgctgatttgaaggtcttcattgagttcattaaagagtcccttcaaccaaatagcttctttacaagcctcagcaatcgccatgtactcagcttcagtggtagataaAGCGACTGTAGACTGCAAAGTGACTTTCCAACTGATTgtacaacctccgattgtaaagacataacctgtgagagatcttcttttatcaaggtctccagcaaaatcagcatcagcataccctatgactccatctctagttcttctaaactgtaagcaaacatcagtagttcCTTGTAAGTATCTTAGAATCGACTGAACTACTTCgcagtgttctttaccgggattcgccatgtatctgcaaactgcactgactgcatatgataaatctggacgtgaacaaaccatagcatacatgagagatcccactgcactagagtatggaacatgggacatgtactcaatctcatcagcTGATTGTAGAGACAAAACtgatgaaagtttgaaatgggctgctaaatgagtactaacaggcttagcactctgcatattgaacctgcaaagatctttctcaatgtaccccttctgacttaggtacaattta includes these proteins:
- the LOC121208286 gene encoding protein RALF-like 34 encodes the protein MASSSSVLLSKLILPLFITHIVLTTSIVEAQVEDTSLKLVRDALERPLPISLYSELNDDEEADEEIDDDEGENGYSRRSLFWKRMRYYISYGALWANRIPCPPRSGRSYYTHNCFKVHGPVHPYTRGCSRITRCRR